Within the Salinibacterium sp. TMP30 genome, the region GATTCACGGGGTTCCTGCTGCGGAATGTGTCCTGGACTCGCCCCATACTTGTGCCTATCTTGGTACGCAAAAGCGATGAGCTTGCGGCAATGCTTCGCACGACGCAGGCGGTGACGATGCTCGAAGGCGGTCACGCCGTGAACGCACTGCCCGAACGGGTGAGCGCAATCATCAATGTTCGAATCGCCGTGAACTCCACTCTCGAAGCCACTCTCAAGCATGTGACCCACGCCATTAACGACAAGCGAGTCAGAATTATTGTGGAATCCCCCGGCGAACCCTCACCGATCTCGCCCACCACCGGTCTTTCGTGGGAACTACTGCGTTCGACCATCGAAAAGAGCTTCCCAGGAACAATTGTGACCCCGTACGTACAAAACGGCGCTACAGACAGTCGCCATTTCACTCGCATCAGTCGCGGCGTATACCGTTTCACGCCGTTCGCGATGGCGCGTGAAGTACGAGACACACTTCATGCTCGAAACGAACGGATGCTCGTCAGTAGCTACCTCGACGGCATCGATTTTTACCGAGCGCTCATCGCCTCGCTCTAGCCTGTCGCGCGGACCCTGCTCGCGAAGGGACGGTTATCGGTTCCGGTGAACTCCTGTGCAATCCACTGCCCTAATTCGGCGGGGCGATCAGTGACAATTCCATCGACTCCCAGCGAAACGGCATCCGACCACGTTTCAGAGTCGTTGAGCGTGTAGATGAGGATGCCGAGACCGGCATCATGCACTAGCTGAACGAGCTCTGGGTTGTGCGTGATTGCTTTCTTGCTTGTCACAAGTGCTACCGCCCCTGCAGCGGCTGCGAGCGCACTGGGATCGCCAATAATGTCTCGCACAATGAGCATTCCCGGCAGCTCTGGACTCACCCGCTGCAGTGATTGGAGGGTCATGATGTCGAAGCTGGCGATGATGACGTGATCGGTGACACCGTGACGCGCAATCAGGTCGGCAATGAGCGTGACCTGTGAGTCGGTCCAGGAACCTTTGAGCTCGAGGATTGCGTTCTTTGTTGACCACCGCAACAGGTTGAGAAACTCTTCGAGTGTCGGAACGCGGGCACCAACGAATTCCTCCCCGAACCATGAGCCCGCATCGAGTGTGGCGAGTTCTTCGTAGCTGTAGTTCCAGACCGGTCCTGACCCGTTGGTCGTGCGGTCAACCGTCCAGTCGTGCATGAGCACAGGAACACCGTCTGCGGTGAGCTGCACATCAGTTTCTACGTAGTCCGCGGCGCTATTGAGGGCATTCCCGAGAGCTTCGAGGGTGTTTTCTGGGGCACCCATTTTGTCGCCACGATGACCTGCAACGAAGGCGGCTTCGCCGGGCGACCGGAGCGATGAGAATGTTCCGGCGGCGTGAACGCGGCTGACATTGGCATTGAGCACGAGCGCGAGCGTGAGTGCAGTGACGATTGCCGCTGCGAGGGCAGCCCTGCGTGCGCGATGGTCTCGATACGTCGGTACTGGGTTCCGCGATGTCGCCATTGACTCGCCATCCTTTGTCGGGTTGCCGCACGTTCACGGTGCCCCCACTATAGCGAGCCTGTTATCAATCCGTTACCTAGAGTGCAGATTCTTTTGCGCGTGTCTCGATAGCGTCCCGCAGCGGGATCGACGGCACCGCGCCGTGGCTCTCTACCGAAATGGATGCCGCGGCGACCGCGAAACGCAGAGCGTCGTCTTCCCGCATCCCCTCAACCACACCTGCAGCAAATGCGCCACAAAAGGTGTCACCGGCCCCCGTGGCGTCGACCGCAGTTACCCGATGCGCAGGCACCACGACCTCATCGGCTCCGACGCGGTGCAACGACGCACCCTGAGACCCCAAGGTCACAATCACCATCGGGACAAGCGCAAGCAGTCTCTGGCCCAAACCGTCGAGCTCGGGAGCTAGACCATTGTCGCGGGCAAGCTCCGCGGCTTCATGCTCGTTGACAATCAGCACGTCAAGGGTGTCGAGCAACGCCTGCGGCAACTCGTCGATAGGAGCAGCGTTGAGGATCACCCGAGTGCCAACCGCCTGGGCTATGCGCGCTGCCTCCACAACCGTGTCGAGCGGGATCTCCAATTGCATCACTAGGGCAGAGGCAGCACTGATTACTGCGGCATCCGCGCTCGTGAGAGCTGTTAAATCGCTATTGGCACCCGGCTCAACGATGATCGTGTTCTCACCCGTGCCATCGACAGCGATCAGGGCCGTGCCGGTGGGCTTGGCTGAGGTGCGCAGTTGACTCACCCCAATGGAATCTTTGCTCAGTCCAGCCCGCACCATCTCACCAAAGGAATCAGTCCCCACGGCGCCAATGAACGTGGTCTCGGCGCCAGCGCGAGCAGCCGCCACAGCTTGATTCTGGCCCTTGCCGCCCAGAGCCGTGCTCAGTCCGTGCGAAAGTACGGTCTCTCCCGGGGAAGGGATGCGCTCCACACGGAAGACCTGATCAATGTTTGCACTGCCGACAACGACGATTCCTGACATTAGTCAAAAGTATCGTAATCTGACCGTTCGCGGAGCACTGTCAGTCTGCTTCGCTCGTTTCCGCCGTCGCGACGATCCGGTTGACCATACCGCTGAAAATTACGCCGTGGAACGGAAGAATGGCCAGCCAATAGAGTCGACCACCCAAACCACTGGGGAAAAACACTGCGCGCTGTCGATACAACGAACCGCCATCGCCGGCAGCCTTAACAGTCAACTCCAACCAGGCTCTACCCGGCAGTTTCATCTCCGCCCGCAAACGAAGAGAGTGTCCCCGCTCGATGCTTTCTACCCGCCAAAAGTCAAGCGCGTCACCGGTGTTGAGGGTGCTCGGATGCCGCCGGCCACGTCGCAGACCAACCCCACCAACAAGTTTGTCAGCCCAGCCACGCAGGGCCCACGCCAGCGGGAACGAATACCATCCGTTGTCGCCACCAATCCCCTCCACAACCGACCACAGTGCCTCCGGGGATGCAGGAGTATGCTGTTCACGCAGGTCGGTATAGACAGTATGGCCGGTCCACTCCGGGTCGCTCGGGATCGGGTCACTTGGGGCACCCGCTACGGTGGCATCCTGCCAACTCGTCTCCACTTCGCCGTCACGCTCCTTGACGAGCGCCAGCCGCACAGAGGCGCGATAGCCCGTGAGGCCGCCCTCCGGCACCGGGATGAAATCAGAAACGGAATCGTCGCGCACAACGCAGTCAAACTGCAGCGACTCAATGATGGGCACCGCGAGGAGCCGTGGGATGGGAGTCACCAGGTTAACCCACTGCGAAGCGAGCCAGGGGGTCAGCACAGGCAGAGACGCGATGGGGCGCTGGTGGAGACCAGCCTCGACGGCATAACCGTTCATCATCTGACCGTAGCGCAGCACATCCGGTCCACCGATATCGAAACTGCGATTCAGGTCCTTGTCTAGCTCAAGCGCCGAAACCAAGTAGTACAAGACGTCGCGAACGGCGATCGGCTGAATAAAGTTGCGCACCCATTTCGGCGCGGGCATATAAGGCAACACCTCGGTGAGATGGCGGATCATCTCAAATGAGGCCGAGCCTGAGCCGATTACTACGCCAGCATTGAAGGCGATCGTTGGCACCCCAGAGTTCAGCAGGATGCGACCGACTTCAGCGCGACTGCGCAAGTGACGGCTGAGCTCCGTGATGTCGCCCTCGGGATGGAGGCCACCCAGGTAGA harbors:
- a CDS encoding glycerophosphodiester phosphodiesterase family protein translates to MATSRNPVPTYRDHRARRAALAAAIVTALTLALVLNANVSRVHAAGTFSSLRSPGEAAFVAGHRGDKMGAPENTLEALGNALNSAADYVETDVQLTADGVPVLMHDWTVDRTTNGSGPVWNYSYEELATLDAGSWFGEEFVGARVPTLEEFLNLLRWSTKNAILELKGSWTDSQVTLIADLIARHGVTDHVIIASFDIMTLQSLQRVSPELPGMLIVRDIIGDPSALAAAAGAVALVTSKKAITHNPELVQLVHDAGLGILIYTLNDSETWSDAVSLGVDGIVTDRPAELGQWIAQEFTGTDNRPFASRVRATG
- a CDS encoding ribokinase, with translation MSGIVVVGSANIDQVFRVERIPSPGETVLSHGLSTALGGKGQNQAVAAARAGAETTFIGAVGTDSFGEMVRAGLSKDSIGVSQLRTSAKPTGTALIAVDGTGENTIIVEPGANSDLTALTSADAAVISAASALVMQLEIPLDTVVEAARIAQAVGTRVILNAAPIDELPQALLDTLDVLIVNEHEAAELARDNGLAPELDGLGQRLLALVPMVIVTLGSQGASLHRVGADEVVVPAHRVTAVDATGAGDTFCGAFAAGVVEGMREDDALRFAVAAASISVESHGAVPSIPLRDAIETRAKESAL
- a CDS encoding SDR family oxidoreductase; amino-acid sequence: MRVLVTGATGYLGGRLVPRLIDAGHTVRVLVRNPRKLRDVPWRDDVETVVGDLTDAATLIDAVADIDAVYYLVHAMGAKGDFEKTELLSATNVAEAAKGAGVSRIVYLGGLHPEGDITELSRHLRSRAEVGRILLNSGVPTIAFNAGVVIGSGSASFEMIRHLTEVLPYMPAPKWVRNFIQPIAVRDVLYYLVSALELDKDLNRSFDIGGPDVLRYGQMMNGYAVEAGLHQRPIASLPVLTPWLASQWVNLVTPIPRLLAVPIIESLQFDCVVRDDSVSDFIPVPEGGLTGYRASVRLALVKERDGEVETSWQDATVAGAPSDPIPSDPEWTGHTVYTDLREQHTPASPEALWSVVEGIGGDNGWYSFPLAWALRGWADKLVGGVGLRRGRRHPSTLNTGDALDFWRVESIERGHSLRLRAEMKLPGRAWLELTVKAAGDGGSLYRQRAVFFPSGLGGRLYWLAILPFHGVIFSGMVNRIVATAETSEAD